The following coding sequences lie in one Pirellulales bacterium genomic window:
- a CDS encoding SGNH/GDSL hydrolase family protein yields MRITTGCFVLIVAFAATLRAGVLTGDGIGVYGDSMSMQYSFWLPLAPEFNYSIFYNGTQFNWVDLLAQNGYNFGPPASVLGQTLLTYDAAVAGEKSTDLSGQVGNLQANITAGNIKLVVEMIGANDFNGSPYTTIYNNAANHSYNPLNDPTEIAYVSSIMANITASVNATLAENPNTHMILATVPDLGLTPQYRSHYPNATQRAAVSLVIQSLNQQILALAKEHHFPVIDMYAVAQSSLTSSIVGGVTMTDTGGTGGTNEFLSDGFHPGTVIQGLMANAILMADNLAYHDPVTYLTDQYILTQAGVSHTNTTSYFDVSPYVIAPEPSACALLGLGLASLIAAAHRSRAIRKSL; encoded by the coding sequence GTGAGGATCACGACAGGTTGCTTCGTTCTTATCGTGGCGTTTGCCGCGACACTACGTGCCGGCGTTCTCACCGGCGATGGCATCGGCGTCTACGGCGACAGCATGTCGATGCAATATTCCTTCTGGTTGCCGCTAGCGCCAGAGTTCAACTACAGCATTTTCTACAACGGCACGCAATTCAATTGGGTCGATCTGCTTGCGCAGAATGGCTACAACTTCGGCCCGCCAGCTTCCGTGCTTGGCCAAACGCTGCTGACTTACGACGCCGCGGTGGCGGGCGAAAAATCGACCGATCTTTCCGGGCAGGTCGGCAATCTGCAAGCGAATATCACGGCCGGCAACATCAAGCTCGTCGTGGAGATGATCGGCGCGAATGATTTCAACGGCTCGCCCTACACCACCATTTACAACAACGCCGCAAATCATTCCTACAACCCGCTGAACGATCCCACCGAGATCGCCTACGTCTCCAGCATCATGGCGAACATCACCGCGTCGGTTAATGCAACGTTGGCCGAGAATCCTAACACGCACATGATTCTGGCGACGGTTCCCGATCTCGGCTTGACGCCCCAATACCGTTCTCACTATCCCAACGCCACGCAGCGAGCCGCCGTGTCGCTGGTGATTCAATCCCTCAACCAGCAGATTCTCGCGCTGGCCAAGGAGCACCATTTTCCGGTCATCGACATGTACGCTGTCGCCCAAAGCTCGCTCACCTCGTCGATCGTGGGCGGAGTAACGATGACTGACACCGGCGGAACCGGCGGCACGAACGAATTCCTCAGCGACGGCTTCCATCCCGGTACCGTCATACAAGGATTGATGGCCAACGCGATTCTGATGGCAGACAACCTGGCCTATCACGATCCGGTCACTTACCTGACCGATCAGTACATCCTCACCCAGGCCGGTGTGTCTCACACCAACACCACGTCTTATTTCGATGTCAGTCCGTATGTGATCGCGCCTGAGCCCTCGGCATG
- a CDS encoding transcriptional regulator, which produces MSKRSNSNPAATIASGRFAYQGLERVLHEKARLGIMTSLVTRPEGLLFNELKRLCELTDGNLSRHLDTLREAGLVELWKGFENKRPQTLCRLSRAGRDRFLKYLAELERVVHDAQHSAEHKPAPSSLPPGWVPV; this is translated from the coding sequence ATGTCTAAACGATCGAACTCGAATCCGGCCGCTACGATCGCCAGCGGTCGCTTTGCCTACCAGGGCTTGGAACGCGTGCTGCACGAAAAGGCACGGCTGGGGATCATGACCTCGCTCGTCACGCGGCCCGAGGGGTTGCTCTTCAACGAGCTGAAGCGCCTGTGCGAGCTGACCGACGGCAATCTCAGCCGGCATCTCGACACACTGCGCGAAGCGGGGCTCGTGGAATTATGGAAGGGATTCGAGAACAAGCGGCCGCAGACGTTGTGCCGGCTATCGCGCGCCGGTCGCGATCGCTTCTTGAAATATCTTGCTGAGTTGGAACGCGTCGTTCATGACGCGCAACATTCGGCCGAGCACAAGCCGGCGCCGTCGTCGTTGCCGCCGGGCTGGGTGCCGGTTTAG
- a CDS encoding di-trans,poly-cis-decaprenylcistransferase: MQSSCSRKSLRHIAIIMDGNGRWAQRRGAPRTDGHQAGGEAVRRVVEAAPDLGIGTLTLFAFAAANWQRPASEVAALMKLFHEYLVNETELCCRKGVRLSLVGRRDRLPPSLRTTIAAAEQVTRPGGTLHLRLAIDYSSRESIVAAARRMAATRGCGEISIEDFSRLVAADRGVDDDVPEVDLVIRTGGERRLSDFLLWESAFAELYFTDRMWPEFTADDLAAAVADFERRDRRFGRISTESLAPAL, from the coding sequence ATGCAAAGCAGTTGCTCGCGGAAATCTCTTCGCCATATCGCCATCATCATGGACGGCAACGGCCGTTGGGCCCAACGGCGCGGCGCGCCGCGCACCGACGGGCACCAGGCCGGCGGTGAGGCGGTCCGACGCGTCGTCGAAGCCGCGCCCGACCTGGGGATCGGCACGCTCACGCTGTTCGCCTTCGCGGCGGCCAACTGGCAAAGGCCGGCCTCGGAAGTCGCCGCGCTCATGAAGCTGTTTCACGAGTACCTCGTTAACGAAACCGAATTGTGTTGTCGCAAAGGCGTGCGGCTGTCGCTGGTGGGGCGGCGCGATCGATTACCCCCTTCGCTGCGCACCACGATCGCGGCGGCCGAGCAAGTGACCCGCCCGGGCGGGACCTTGCACCTGCGGTTGGCGATCGATTACTCCTCGCGCGAGTCGATCGTCGCGGCAGCGCGCCGCATGGCGGCAACGCGCGGCTGCGGCGAAATATCAATCGAAGATTTTTCGCGTTTGGTCGCTGCCGATCGGGGCGTCGATGACGACGTGCCCGAGGTCGACCTGGTGATACGGACGGGCGGCGAGCGGCGATTGAGCGACTTTCTGTTGTGGGAAAGCGCGTTTGCCGAGCTCTATTTCACCGACCGCATGTGGCCGGAATTCACCGCCGATGATCTGGCCGCGGCCGTCGCCGATTTCGAGCGTCGCGATCGCCGCTTCGGTCGTATCTCGACTGAGAGCCTGGCGCCGGCCCTTTAG
- a CDS encoding sialate O-acetylesterase has translation MKSRSLAYSLFALGVLSLFANAASAAVKPAALFSDGAVLQQGVKVPVWGTAADGEKVTISIQGQTVTATGKDGRFRAELAPLKAGGPFELTIAGENTIKIPNVLVGEVWIASGQSNMQWSVNQSDNPQQVVKDSANPQIRLITIPRRATPQPQTDVDAKWVECGPQSVGDFSAVAYHFGRDLQQQLKVPVGMISTNYGGTPAEAWTSHEALAAEPSLKNYGSAPATESPNSPAGLYNAMIHPLLPYAIRGAIWYQGESNAGRAYEYRTLFPTMIKDWRAKWGQGDFPFLLVQLAPFMKIDFEPKDCAWAELRDSQLYSTQSLPSVGMAVITDYGDEADIHPKWKAPVGGRLALAARALAYAEKVPYSGPEYYEQKIDGNKVVLSFKHTDGGLVARGGSGELYGFTIAGKDQKFVNAHAELQGDKVVVSSPAVKEPVGVRMGWANYPLVNLYNGAGLPASPFRTDDFPYSTKPK, from the coding sequence ATGAAGTCTCGCTCGCTCGCGTATTCGCTGTTCGCTCTCGGCGTGCTGTCTCTTTTCGCCAATGCGGCATCCGCCGCCGTGAAGCCCGCCGCGCTCTTTTCTGACGGTGCAGTCCTGCAACAGGGCGTCAAAGTTCCCGTCTGGGGTACCGCCGCCGATGGCGAAAAAGTAACGATCTCGATCCAGGGGCAGACCGTCACCGCGACGGGCAAAGACGGGCGCTTTCGCGCGGAGCTCGCGCCCTTGAAGGCGGGCGGACCCTTCGAATTGACGATCGCCGGTGAAAACACGATCAAGATTCCCAACGTGCTGGTGGGCGAGGTCTGGATCGCCAGCGGGCAATCGAACATGCAATGGTCGGTGAATCAAAGCGACAACCCCCAGCAAGTCGTCAAGGACTCGGCCAATCCGCAGATCCGTTTGATCACGATTCCGCGCCGCGCCACGCCGCAGCCGCAGACCGACGTCGACGCCAAGTGGGTCGAATGCGGTCCGCAAAGTGTCGGTGACTTTTCGGCCGTGGCCTATCACTTTGGGCGCGACCTGCAGCAACAGTTGAAAGTGCCGGTCGGCATGATCAGCACCAATTATGGCGGCACGCCGGCCGAAGCCTGGACAAGCCACGAGGCGCTGGCCGCGGAACCCTCATTGAAGAACTACGGCTCGGCCCCCGCGACCGAAAGCCCGAACAGCCCGGCAGGACTCTACAACGCCATGATCCATCCGCTGTTGCCGTACGCCATTCGCGGCGCTATCTGGTACCAGGGCGAGTCGAACGCCGGCCGCGCTTACGAATATCGCACTCTCTTCCCCACGATGATCAAAGATTGGCGCGCCAAATGGGGCCAAGGCGATTTCCCCTTCCTGCTCGTGCAGTTAGCGCCGTTCATGAAGATCGACTTCGAGCCCAAGGATTGTGCCTGGGCCGAGTTGCGCGACTCGCAGTTGTATTCCACCCAATCGTTACCGTCGGTCGGCATGGCCGTGATTACTGACTACGGCGATGAGGCCGACATTCATCCGAAGTGGAAGGCGCCCGTCGGGGGTCGCCTGGCCTTAGCGGCGCGGGCCCTCGCGTACGCCGAAAAAGTTCCCTATTCCGGCCCCGAGTACTACGAGCAAAAGATCGACGGCAACAAGGTCGTGCTCAGCTTCAAGCACACCGACGGTGGACTGGTTGCCCGCGGCGGCAGCGGCGAGCTGTACGGCTTCACGATTGCCGGCAAGGATCAGAAGTTCGTGAATGCTCACGCCGAGTTGCAAGGAGACAAGGTCGTCGTCAGCAGCCCGGCCGTGAAGGAACCGGTCGGCGTGCGGATGGGATGGGCGAACTACCCGCTCGTGAACCTGTATAACGGCGCCGGGTTGCCTGCTTCGCCCTTCCGCACGGACGACTTCCCGTATTCGACGAAGCCGAAGTAA
- a CDS encoding M28 family peptidase, whose amino-acid sequence MNKRVSGQTWFLASVIAASCAAVAYVVLVDAPSRQISAAGPAKRLSLEKIPFDGTQAYEYLQDICALGSRVSGSPGMIRQQEILREHFEKQGAKVEMQPFRVRHPVEGTAVEMANMIIQWQPDKKDRLLVAAHYDTRPRPDQDPVDPRGPFLGANDGASGVALLMQLGEYVKSLDGKLGVDFVLFDGEEFIFSDRDEYFLGSTHFAEDYVAHPPGHRYKAGVLLDMIGDKDLEIYQEGNSVDWPASRSVVNSVWAMAKKLGVREFVPRVGVTINDDHIPLNRKAKIPTCDVIDFDYPYWHTRGDTADKCSALSLAKVGWVISEWLKKSVQ is encoded by the coding sequence GTGAACAAGCGAGTTTCCGGACAGACCTGGTTCCTGGCGAGCGTGATCGCGGCCAGTTGCGCCGCGGTGGCGTACGTCGTTTTGGTCGATGCCCCCTCGCGACAGATCTCGGCGGCGGGGCCCGCGAAACGATTGTCGCTAGAGAAGATCCCCTTTGACGGCACCCAGGCCTATGAGTATTTGCAGGATATCTGCGCGCTGGGCTCGCGTGTCAGCGGCTCGCCCGGCATGATCCGCCAGCAGGAAATCCTGCGCGAGCATTTCGAGAAGCAGGGAGCGAAGGTGGAAATGCAGCCATTCCGCGTACGCCACCCGGTGGAAGGCACTGCCGTGGAAATGGCGAACATGATCATTCAGTGGCAGCCGGATAAAAAGGATCGGCTGCTGGTCGCCGCGCACTACGACACGCGGCCCCGGCCCGATCAAGACCCGGTCGACCCGCGGGGACCGTTCCTCGGCGCCAACGACGGCGCCAGCGGCGTGGCGCTATTGATGCAGCTGGGTGAATACGTGAAATCGCTGGACGGCAAGCTGGGTGTCGACTTCGTGCTGTTCGATGGCGAGGAGTTCATCTTCAGCGATCGCGACGAGTATTTTCTCGGGTCGACCCATTTTGCCGAGGATTACGTGGCCCATCCTCCCGGCCACAGGTACAAGGCGGGCGTCCTGCTCGACATGATCGGGGACAAAGACCTCGAGATTTATCAGGAGGGGAACAGCGTTGATTGGCCCGCTTCGCGCTCCGTGGTAAATTCGGTGTGGGCCATGGCCAAGAAGCTGGGCGTCCGTGAGTTCGTGCCTCGCGTGGGCGTGACGATCAACGACGATCACATACCGCTCAACCGCAAGGCCAAGATTCCGACGTGCGACGTGATCGATTTTGATTATCCGTACTGGCACACGCGCGGCGACACCGCCGACAAATGCTCGGCGCTCTCGCTGGCCAAGGTTGGCTGGGTAATCAGCGAGTGGCTGAAGAAGTCGGTGCAATAA
- a CDS encoding Gfo/Idh/MocA family oxidoreductase — MGLGFGVIGCGMIAKFHARAIADVRGAKLAACFDAFPAAADRLAAETGCRAYHDLNQMLADPAVDVVTIGTPSGAHMEPAVAAAKAGKHVIVEKPLEITLSRCDKIIGACRKANVKLSAIFPSRFHTSSQMIRRALDEGRFGRLTMGDAYVKWFRPQSYYDSGAWRGTWKLDGGGALMNQAIHSVDLLTWFMGPAVEISAQTGLLAHERIAVEDTAVATIRFANGALGVIEASTAAFPGYLKRIEIHGSTGSAVMEEEDIVKWDFAKKRARDGAIYKQMGEKKSTGGGASDPAAIGHHGHTLQFRDVAEAIAKNRDPAIDGAQGRRSVEIILAIYKAAETGRAVQLPLKSDPTLKARSLDAKAKAAAKK, encoded by the coding sequence ATGGGACTTGGTTTCGGCGTTATCGGTTGTGGGATGATCGCGAAGTTTCACGCCCGGGCGATCGCGGACGTGCGCGGCGCGAAGCTCGCGGCCTGCTTCGATGCGTTTCCCGCCGCCGCCGATCGTCTGGCGGCCGAAACTGGTTGCCGGGCCTACCATGATCTCAACCAGATGCTCGCCGACCCGGCGGTCGACGTCGTCACGATCGGCACGCCCAGCGGCGCGCATATGGAGCCGGCGGTCGCCGCGGCCAAGGCCGGCAAACATGTGATCGTGGAAAAGCCGCTCGAAATTACCCTTTCGCGCTGCGACAAGATCATCGGGGCGTGCCGCAAGGCGAACGTGAAGCTGTCGGCGATCTTTCCCTCGCGCTTCCACACCTCCAGCCAGATGATCCGCCGGGCGCTGGACGAAGGGCGCTTCGGCCGACTCACGATGGGCGATGCGTACGTGAAATGGTTCCGGCCGCAATCGTATTACGACAGCGGCGCTTGGCGGGGCACTTGGAAGCTCGACGGCGGCGGGGCGCTTATGAACCAGGCGATTCACAGCGTCGACTTGCTTACCTGGTTCATGGGACCGGCCGTGGAAATCAGCGCACAAACGGGCCTTCTGGCCCACGAGCGCATCGCGGTCGAAGATACGGCCGTCGCCACGATTCGCTTTGCCAATGGTGCGCTCGGCGTCATCGAGGCCAGCACCGCAGCCTTCCCCGGCTACTTGAAGCGCATCGAGATCCACGGCTCGACGGGCTCGGCCGTGATGGAAGAGGAAGACATCGTGAAGTGGGACTTCGCCAAGAAGCGAGCACGTGACGGGGCGATTTACAAGCAGATGGGCGAAAAGAAAAGCACCGGCGGCGGCGCAAGCGACCCGGCGGCGATCGGCCACCACGGCCACACGCTGCAGTTCCGCGATGTGGCCGAAGCGATCGCAAAGAATCGCGATCCGGCGATCGACGGAGCGCAGGGACGCCGCAGCGTCGAGATCATTCTGGCTATCTACAAGGCGGCGGAAACCGGGCGAGCCGTTCAGCTGCCCCTGAAGAGCGATCCTACGCTCAAGGCACGTTCGCTTGATGCCAAGGCGAAAGCGGCCGCCAAAAAGTAA
- a CDS encoding CPBP family intramembrane glutamic endopeptidase: MAIVIGCVALWNYIFALRSAGHPAVPYEPRVPVPWGPRDVVIVAVSTIAIVGLCARLAVVSMPGRDDSEAVAVHESAEVATTAATEKSSESSTADAEADSDKAESKTSRTFTLIVAGACGTALALAVGVAWLRSRGANLLDLGIDCSQLPRDFRLGFAGFVAASIPIYLIQWTASHFIPAEHPVTDVLQSHPSPLMLLATALTAVIVAPVTEEFFFRVVLQGWLEARFAERGVDHSADKPAPATELEKNPDAARPVLFTEIAAPPAAETYARALVSAPEPSAMPIVLSSFIFAIVHLEYGPSAVPLFFFALVLGYLYRQTHRIWPSIVTHASLNAFSTFIMVTSAS; encoded by the coding sequence GTGGCGATCGTGATCGGCTGCGTCGCGCTGTGGAACTATATCTTCGCGCTGCGCTCGGCCGGGCATCCCGCCGTTCCGTACGAACCACGTGTGCCAGTCCCGTGGGGGCCGCGCGACGTGGTGATCGTGGCCGTAAGCACGATTGCGATCGTGGGACTATGCGCTCGATTAGCGGTGGTGAGCATGCCTGGACGGGACGATAGCGAAGCAGTGGCAGTTCACGAATCGGCCGAAGTCGCCACGACAGCTGCAACAGAGAAGTCCTCGGAGAGTAGCACTGCCGACGCAGAGGCCGACTCAGATAAAGCCGAGTCCAAGACGTCGCGAACCTTCACCCTGATTGTTGCTGGCGCTTGCGGGACGGCCCTCGCGCTGGCGGTCGGCGTCGCGTGGCTGCGCTCGCGTGGGGCCAATCTATTGGACTTGGGGATCGACTGCTCGCAATTGCCGCGCGATTTCCGACTGGGCTTCGCGGGTTTTGTCGCCGCCAGCATTCCGATCTACCTCATCCAGTGGACGGCCTCGCATTTCATCCCGGCCGAGCACCCGGTGACCGATGTCCTGCAATCGCATCCGAGCCCGCTCATGCTGCTGGCCACCGCCCTAACCGCAGTGATTGTGGCGCCTGTGACCGAAGAGTTTTTCTTCCGTGTGGTCCTGCAGGGATGGCTCGAGGCGCGCTTTGCCGAGCGAGGCGTTGACCATTCTGCTGATAAGCCGGCACCGGCCACGGAGCTTGAAAAAAATCCAGATGCGGCACGACCGGTTCTTTTCACCGAAATCGCCGCGCCGCCGGCTGCGGAAACGTATGCTCGCGCACTTGTTTCAGCACCCGAGCCGTCGGCAATGCCGATTGTGCTGAGCTCGTTTATCTTCGCCATCGTGCATCTCGAATATGGCCCCAGCGCGGTACCGCTATTTTTCTTTGCCTTGGTGCTGGGGTATTTGTATCGACAAACGCACCGCATCTGGCCGAGCATCGTGACGCATGCGTCGCTCAATGCGTTCTCCACGTTCATCATGGTCACTTCGGCCTCGTAA
- the pgsA gene encoding CDP-diacylglycerol--glycerol-3-phosphate 3-phosphatidyltransferase translates to MTVSTKNMATATAFNLPNQLTALRLALSIVLFALIAFKLYIAAFVVFLVAASTDWVDGYLARRYGMVTTLGRILDPFADKIIVCGSFIFLAAIPELQHYLQAWMVVVIVGRELLVTALRSFLEQQGADFSASMSGKLKMVLQCVAIGTALFYLSYEPDTVPVVIEYLLIASIWSAVLLTIYSGLVYIRAAVNMLNN, encoded by the coding sequence ATGACGGTGAGCACGAAAAACATGGCCACGGCGACGGCCTTCAATCTGCCTAATCAACTGACGGCGCTACGGCTGGCGCTGTCGATCGTGCTCTTTGCGTTGATCGCTTTCAAGCTTTACATAGCGGCTTTCGTAGTATTTCTGGTGGCGGCTTCGACCGATTGGGTCGACGGCTATCTGGCCCGCCGTTACGGCATGGTGACGACGCTCGGCCGGATCCTTGATCCGTTTGCCGACAAGATCATCGTCTGCGGTAGCTTCATCTTCCTGGCCGCGATTCCCGAACTACAGCATTACCTGCAGGCCTGGATGGTCGTGGTGATCGTCGGGCGGGAGCTACTGGTGACCGCATTGCGCAGCTTTCTCGAACAGCAAGGGGCCGATTTTTCGGCGAGCATGTCGGGCAAGTTGAAAATGGTTCTGCAATGCGTGGCAATCGGCACAGCGCTGTTTTATCTCTCTTACGAGCCGGATACCGTACCGGTTGTGATCGAATACCTGCTCATTGCCAGCATCTGGTCCGCGGTGCTGCTCACGATCTACTCGGGCCTGGTCTATATTCGCGCCGCGGTCAACATGCTGAACAATTAG
- the rimO gene encoding 30S ribosomal protein S12 methylthiotransferase RimO — MLPIVDRPTRPEAPPAQTKGGPEKGTYSFISLGCPKNLVDSERMLGLLQLDGYRLVPEPQGADLVVVNTCGFIEQARTESYGAIREMLELKRRGGTRGVIVSGCLAEREKESLLQQCPEIDYIVGVFGRESVTKVADRMIGGLHEQRSVFQPAPAAPLSDRSRLRITPRHFAYLKISEGCDRLCTFCAIPKMRGKHATKPIEEVLAEARELVADGVRELNIVAQDTTYYGLDLYGRPRLAELLAELDQVEGLDWIRVMYLYPMYFTDELVEVVASAKRIVPYLDMPLQHINDTMLRRMQRRVNRQETEALLVKLRRRIPNLVMRTTFIAGFPGETDEQFAELVDFVREQNFERLGVFTYSFEPDTPAARLPDHVDEAVKESRRNELMGVQQEIALRFSASRVGQTFDVLIDRPVPEEKDAWIGRTYADAPDVDTVVYVTGRGLRPGRLVKSEIVAAHGYDLIAAAVGKPR, encoded by the coding sequence TTGCTTCCCATCGTCGACCGACCAACCAGGCCTGAGGCGCCCCCTGCCCAAACCAAGGGGGGGCCCGAGAAGGGCACCTACTCCTTCATCAGCCTCGGTTGCCCGAAGAACCTGGTCGATAGCGAGCGCATGCTGGGCCTCTTGCAGTTGGATGGATATCGCCTGGTTCCGGAGCCGCAGGGGGCGGACCTTGTGGTGGTCAATACCTGCGGTTTCATCGAGCAGGCGCGGACCGAGTCCTACGGTGCCATTCGTGAAATGCTCGAGCTCAAGCGGCGCGGCGGCACCCGGGGCGTGATCGTCTCGGGCTGTCTGGCCGAGCGCGAAAAAGAATCCCTGCTCCAGCAGTGCCCCGAGATCGACTACATCGTCGGCGTTTTTGGCCGCGAATCGGTCACCAAGGTGGCCGACCGCATGATCGGCGGACTGCACGAGCAACGCAGCGTTTTTCAGCCGGCCCCGGCGGCGCCTTTGTCGGACCGCAGCCGGTTGCGCATCACGCCGCGGCACTTCGCCTATTTGAAAATCTCCGAGGGTTGCGACCGGCTCTGTACCTTTTGCGCGATCCCCAAGATGCGCGGCAAGCACGCCACCAAGCCGATCGAAGAAGTGCTCGCCGAAGCCCGTGAGCTGGTGGCCGATGGCGTCCGCGAGCTGAACATCGTGGCCCAGGACACGACTTACTACGGGCTGGATCTGTACGGTCGGCCACGACTGGCCGAACTCTTGGCCGAGTTGGATCAGGTCGAGGGGCTCGATTGGATCCGGGTGATGTACCTGTATCCGATGTACTTCACCGACGAGCTTGTCGAAGTCGTCGCCAGCGCCAAACGCATCGTTCCGTATCTCGATATGCCGCTCCAGCACATCAACGACACGATGTTGCGGCGCATGCAACGGCGCGTGAATCGGCAGGAAACCGAGGCGCTGCTCGTGAAACTGCGGCGACGCATTCCGAACCTGGTCATGCGCACCACCTTCATTGCTGGTTTCCCGGGCGAAACGGATGAGCAGTTCGCAGAGCTGGTGGATTTCGTGCGCGAGCAGAACTTCGAGCGGCTGGGCGTGTTTACCTATTCGTTCGAGCCCGATACGCCGGCAGCCCGTTTGCCGGACCACGTGGACGAAGCGGTCAAAGAGTCGCGGCGCAACGAGTTGATGGGCGTACAGCAGGAGATTGCCCTTCGGTTCAGTGCATCGCGCGTCGGGCAAACCTTTGACGTACTGATCGATCGGCCGGTGCCCGAAGAAAAGGACGCCTGGATCGGCCGCACGTATGCCGATGCCCCCGACGTCGATACCGTGGTCTATGTTACTGGTAGGGGCCTGCGCCCTGGCCGACTGGTGAAAAGCGAAATCGTGGCCGCGCACGGGTACGACCTGATTGCCGCGGCGGTGGGCAAACCACGATAA